The Streptomyces capitiformicae genome contains the following window.
ATGAAGACCGAACTCAGGCACGGGCCACCGCGGTGCCGTCGTTCTCCATCGGGATAGGGCCTGCGTCACCAGCCGGCGGCCGGGTGATCCGGACCAGGGTGCTGTGCGGAACCTCCGTGACGAACCGCTCGGCGCACGTGATCGGCTGGAAGTGGTCCTCCTCGCCCCGCACCAGCAGCTTCGGTGCCGTCGAAGCCGACGGCTTTCCGGCTCTGCCTTGGTGTATCCGCAGACCAAGGCAGAGGCGGACCTGTGGAGGCACGCCGTCTGCCGATCGAGCCCGACCTTCCCCACTCCGGAGAGGAGACCGGGTCGGTCGACCTGCGCCAAGGTCCGAGGGCACACGATGCCTGCCGTCGCTCTGGCACCTCTCTGGTCCCCCGCACGCACAACGGCTTTCAGCCGTGCTCGTTGATCCGGTGCAGAAAGGCCCGTGTGCGCGCGTGGTCGGGGTCGGTCATGAGTTTCTCCGGAGGCCCTTCCTCCAGGATGACGCCCTGGTCGAACATGACGAGGCGGTCGGCCGCGGAGCGGGCGAAGCCCATCTCGTGAGTGACGACGATCATCGTCGTGCCTTCCTCGGCCAACTCCTTCATCACCTCGACGACCTCCCCGACCATCTCCGGGTCAAGGGCGCTGGTCGGCTCGTCGAAGAGCATCAGGGCCGGCTTCATGGCGAGGGCGCGAGCAATGGCGACGCGTTGCTGCTGACCTCCGGACAGGGCGGACGGCCGCGCCGACGCCTTGTGGGCGAGGCCGACCCTCGCCAGCAGGGCGTGCGCCCGTTCACACGCCTCGGACTTCGACAGGCCGAGGACCTTCGCCGGGGCCACGGCCACGTTCTCCAGGGCCGTGAGGTGCGGGAAGAGGTTGAAGCGCTGGAAGACGAAGCCGATGTCGCGGCGGCGCTCGGCGACGACCTTCGGCCGTTCCTCGACCAGCCGCTCGGAGCCGGGCCGGTATCCCACCGGGCGGCCGTGTACGAGGATCTCACCCTCGTCCATGGTCTCGAGATGGTTGAGGCACCGCAGGAACGTGGTCTTGCCGGAGCCCGACGGGCCCACGACGACCACGACTTCACGGGCCATGACGTCCATGGACACGCCGTCCAGGACGCGTACGCCGCCGAAGTGCTTCACCACTCCCCGGGCCGACATCACCGCCGTCGTTGTCGTTTCCATGTCAGTTCGCTCCCTTGCTGACGAGCGAGTCCTTCTTGACGAGCGAGTCCTCCTCGCGACTGGTGAAGCGGCCCCCGCCGACGAACCGCTCGCGCAGGGACGGTCTGGCGACCGTGAGGCCGGGGTCCGCGAACTTGCGCTCGATGAAGCGTTGGACGAAGGACCAGACGGTGGTCAGGGCGAGGTAGTAGCAGGCGACGACGAGGAAGATCTCGAAGGTCTTGAACGTCGCCGAGTTGATCGACTGTGCCGTCAGGAACATCTCCTGCAGGCCGATGACCGACAGAAGGGACGTCGACTTCATCATCAGGTTGAACTCGTTGCCCAGCGGCGGCACGACGATCCGCAGCGCCTGGGGCAGCAGTACAACCCGCATGGTCAGCGCCGGAGTCATCCCCAGCGCCTGGGCCGCTTCCGTCTGCCCGGGGTCGATGGCGTCCAGCGCCGCGCGGAAGATCTCCGCCATGTACGCCGCCTCGTTCGCGGCGAGCGTGATGATGGCCGCCTGGACGACGCCGAGCAGGACGAAGCCGCCGAGGTCGAGGTCCGTGAACCGGTAAATGCCCGTCGCGGCGAGGCCGTTGTAGACGAGGACGAGCTGGACGAGCAGCGGTGTGCCGCGCACCAGCCAGACGTAGGTCCGGCCCACCCGGCGCAGGGCGCCGAAGCGGCTGCGCTGAGCGAGGGCGATGACAAGTCCCAGCACCACGCCGAGGAGTTGGGCGACGACCGAGATGTAGACGGTGCGCCAGAGTCCCTCGAGGAACGTACCGGAGGGCGAGATCAGTTGGTGCCAGAAGAAGGACCAGTCGAAGCCGGCTCCAGACGCCGACTCGGCGAGCAGCGAGACGTCGGCCACGTCTACTTCCCCTCGATGTCGTCGCCGGTCAGGTTCCACTTCTTGAGGATCGAGGTGTACGTCCCGCTCTTCTGCACTGCTGCCAGCGCTTTGGTCAGCGCATCGTGCAGGGCCGCGTTGTCCTTGCGGGTGGCGGCGCCGACCTTGATGCGGTTGAACGGTTCGCCGACGAACGCGAAGGTGTCCGGCTGCTGCTTCATGACATAGGCGGCACTTTCGAGGGTCGTGCCGTAGGAGTCGACGAGACCGAGGCGCAGTTGCTGGAGGGCGTCGCTGTCCTTGGTGAACTGTCGGATGTCGATCTTCGCCTTGCCGGCCGCCACGCACTGCTTCGACCGGTCGTTGAGGTACTGGACGATGGTCGTGCCGGTCTGGCCGGCTGCCTTCCTGCCGCAGAGGTCGTCCGCGCTCTTGATGTCCTCGGCGCTCTTCGCCGCCACGAGCAGGGTGTTGGAGGCGTACATGTACGGCACGAAGTTCACGACCTTCTCCCGCTCCGGCTTGATGTAGAGCTGGCTGATGATCGCGTCGCACTGCTTGGCCTGCAACGCCGGGATGATGCCGTTGAAGCTGGTGTTGGCCCACTCCGCGCGGACGCCGAGTTGGGCGGCGAGCGCGTCTCCGAGCTCGATCTCGGCGCCCACCGGCTTCTGCGACGCGTCGTAGAAGGTCAGAGGGGGCGCGCTGATGTCGGAGCAGTAGGTGATCTGCCCGTCCTTCACCAGGGTGCCGGCGGACACCTTGACGGTTGCCGGGACGGTGGGGCCGGAGGTGTCGGCGGCATCGGTGGAACCTCCACAGCCGGTGAGCGTCGCCGCAGCCGCGACAGCGGCTCCGACGAGCGCGAACGCCGACCGGGGAGAACAGGGGAGCGACCTGGCCATACCGAACTCCTTTGCGGATTCGCACTGTTGCGCGGCGAGTAAGTCAATGCCATAGTCATCGCCATTGACTATGGAGTTCCGTGAAACGGGAAGCTAGGCGCGGCGGTCCAGGACTGTCAAGGACTAGCTGTTACAAGGCAGTTAATAGAGGTTCGGTTCAGAGGTTCAGTGGTTCTGAGGTTCACAGGGAAAGGGAACGATGTCCGCATTCATCGAACGCCAGCTGGCCGCGCAGGGCCCGGACTGGGCCGTCGCCACCCCGCACGCGGCTGCGAGCGATGCGGCGGCCGACGTGCTGCGTGGCGGCGGCAATGCGGTCGACGCGGCACTCGCGGCCGCCGCCCTGCTGACGGTCGTGTATCCCAACCAGTGCTCGGTCGGTGGCGACCTGCTCGCCCTGGTCGGCACCGCCGACGGTGAGATCCGCTGTGTCAACTCCAGCGGCCGGTCGCCGCGGGCCGTCGACGTCGAGTCGCTGATGGCGGCGTACGACATGATGCCCGTACTCGGCGCCCTGCCCGTGACGGTTCCCGGCGTGGTCGCCGGCTGGGCCGAACTCGCCGGGCGTTGGGGAAGCCGCCCGCTCGCGGCGGCGCTCGCCCCCGCTGAGACCGCCGCCCGGGACGGCGTGGCCGTCGCCCCCGGACTCGCCCAGGATCTGCGGCGGGAGTGCGCCGGCCTGGCCCTTGATCCCGGTATGCGCGGAGTGTTCTTCGCGGACGGCGATGTTCTGGCCGCCGGGCAGACGCTCCGCCAGCCCCACCTCGCCCGCACGCTCGCGATGATCGCGGACCAGGGCCCCTCCGCCGTCTACGGCGGTGAAGTGGGCGCGAGCCTGGTGAAGCTGCTGGCCGAGCGGGGTTCGTCCATGACGGAGGAGGACCTCGCCGAGCACACCGTACGGCTGTCGCGACCGCACAGCGCGTCGTACGACGGCGTGGAGTACCTGTCGAGTGGCGACAACTCCCAAGGCCAGTACTTCCTCCAGGCCCTCAAGGCACTCGATCTCGTACGCACGGCCCGCGGCCCTCTCGAACCGGCGGGCCGCGACGCCGGCGTGGTCGCGCGCGTGCTCGCCCGGGCCGCCACCGACCGCGACCGCCACTGCGCCGACCCCGACTGGTCCACCGTCCCCGCCGATGAGCTCCTGTCCGATGCCTATGTCCGAGCCATCGCCGAGGACGCGATGTCGGACTCGCCCGTCCGACTGGCGGGGCAGCGCAAAGTGTCGGGCGATACCGTCGCCGTCGTCGTCGCGGACGCGAACGGCACCTGGGTCTCCCTGATCCAGAGCGTCTTCCACGCCTTCGGAGCCGCCCTCCTCGACCCCACGACCGGCGTCGTCCTGCACAACCGGGGCGCGTCCTTCTCCCTCGACCCCACCTCGCCGAACCGCCTCGCCGGCGGCAAGCTCCCCCTGCACACCCTGATGCCGGTCCTGACGCGCCAGGACGGCCAACTCAGCGCCGCACACGGTGCCATGGGCGGACGTGCCCAACCGCAGGTGCACACTCACCTGGCACTGCACCTCGCCACCGGTGCCCCGCCCCGGCACGCCACATCCGCGCCGCGTTGGGTACTCGGAGCCATGGAGGCGGGGGTGACGGAGGGCGCGGGCGTCGTCAAGGCGGAGCGGGACGTGGCCGTCGCCGGTGTCCAGGCCATCGAGCGGGCCGGGTTCGCCGTTGAGCGGATCGAGTCGTACGACGATGGGGTGGGCCACGGTCAACTGGTGCGCCGAGCCACGGTCGCCGGGCGGCCGTGGCTGGCGGCGGCCACGGATCCGCGTGCGGACGGCTCCGCTCTGGCGGGCTGACACCGCACCGGATACCGGTGCGCCGCAAGGGAGAGATCGACGTCGGGGAAGGAAACATGACAACGAGCAGGGCCGCCAAGAGCGTGAGCCGAAGCAGGCTGCCACGGGGCACCCTGAGCCAGGAGCTGATCATCAAGGCCGCGTTCCGGGTCGCCGACTCGGCGGGCATGGACAAGCTGACCTTCCAGGCACTCGGGCGTGAACTGTCGGCCCACCCGACGGCGATCTACCGGCACTTCCGCAACAAGGACGAACTGTTGCTCGCCCTCATCGACGCGTTGCACGAAGAGGCGCTAGCGCACACGCCACCGCCCACGGACGACTGGGCGCACGACCTGATGCAGATCGCGATCCACACGCACGACGCCTTCCTCCGGCACCCGAACGTCGGGGCCCTGGCCGCCGCGCGTACCGCACGCCGGAAGAACGAGTTCCGATCCGTCGAGCGGAAGCTCGACTGCATGCGCCGGGCCGGTCTCGACGACACGGACGCCGCCCGCTACTACCGGGTCTTCGCCGACCTCGTGCTCGCCTACAGCGCCATGGACGCCAGCCTCGCCGCGCTGCCACCGGAAGTCCGGGACGCGGACCTGCGTGCGTGGACGACGGACTACCTCACACTGCCGCCCGACAAGTACCCCAACATCGCCCGTGTCTCCCCTC
Protein-coding sequences here:
- a CDS encoding amino acid ABC transporter ATP-binding protein, whose protein sequence is METTTTAVMSARGVVKHFGGVRVLDGVSMDVMAREVVVVVGPSGSGKTTFLRCLNHLETMDEGEILVHGRPVGYRPGSERLVEERPKVVAERRRDIGFVFQRFNLFPHLTALENVAVAPAKVLGLSKSEACERAHALLARVGLAHKASARPSALSGGQQQRVAIARALAMKPALMLFDEPTSALDPEMVGEVVEVMKELAEEGTTMIVVTHEMGFARSAADRLVMFDQGVILEEGPPEKLMTDPDHARTRAFLHRINEHG
- a CDS encoding amino acid ABC transporter permease, encoding MADVSLLAESASGAGFDWSFFWHQLISPSGTFLEGLWRTVYISVVAQLLGVVLGLVIALAQRSRFGALRRVGRTYVWLVRGTPLLVQLVLVYNGLAATGIYRFTDLDLGGFVLLGVVQAAIITLAANEAAYMAEIFRAALDAIDPGQTEAAQALGMTPALTMRVVLLPQALRIVVPPLGNEFNLMMKSTSLLSVIGLQEMFLTAQSINSATFKTFEIFLVVACYYLALTTVWSFVQRFIERKFADPGLTVARPSLRERFVGGGRFTSREEDSLVKKDSLVSKGAN
- a CDS encoding ABC transporter substrate-binding protein, with the translated sequence MARSLPCSPRSAFALVGAAVAAAATLTGCGGSTDAADTSGPTVPATVKVSAGTLVKDGQITYCSDISAPPLTFYDASQKPVGAEIELGDALAAQLGVRAEWANTSFNGIIPALQAKQCDAIISQLYIKPEREKVVNFVPYMYASNTLLVAAKSAEDIKSADDLCGRKAAGQTGTTIVQYLNDRSKQCVAAGKAKIDIRQFTKDSDALQQLRLGLVDSYGTTLESAAYVMKQQPDTFAFVGEPFNRIKVGAATRKDNAALHDALTKALAAVQKSGTYTSILKKWNLTGDDIEGK
- a CDS encoding gamma-glutamyltransferase family protein yields the protein MSAFIERQLAAQGPDWAVATPHAAASDAAADVLRGGGNAVDAALAAAALLTVVYPNQCSVGGDLLALVGTADGEIRCVNSSGRSPRAVDVESLMAAYDMMPVLGALPVTVPGVVAGWAELAGRWGSRPLAAALAPAETAARDGVAVAPGLAQDLRRECAGLALDPGMRGVFFADGDVLAAGQTLRQPHLARTLAMIADQGPSAVYGGEVGASLVKLLAERGSSMTEEDLAEHTVRLSRPHSASYDGVEYLSSGDNSQGQYFLQALKALDLVRTARGPLEPAGRDAGVVARVLARAATDRDRHCADPDWSTVPADELLSDAYVRAIAEDAMSDSPVRLAGQRKVSGDTVAVVVADANGTWVSLIQSVFHAFGAALLDPTTGVVLHNRGASFSLDPTSPNRLAGGKLPLHTLMPVLTRQDGQLSAAHGAMGGRAQPQVHTHLALHLATGAPPRHATSAPRWVLGAMEAGVTEGAGVVKAERDVAVAGVQAIERAGFAVERIESYDDGVGHGQLVRRATVAGRPWLAAATDPRADGSALAG
- a CDS encoding TetR/AcrR family transcriptional regulator, whose translation is MTTSRAAKSVSRSRLPRGTLSQELIIKAAFRVADSAGMDKLTFQALGRELSAHPTAIYRHFRNKDELLLALIDALHEEALAHTPPPTDDWAHDLMQIAIHTHDAFLRHPNVGALAAARTARRKNEFRSVERKLDCMRRAGLDDTDAARYYRVFADLVLAYSAMDASLAALPPEVRDADLRAWTTDYLTLPPDKYPNIARVSPQFCALDDPQNFVTAVQAVIEQVRTTARAGDRSDGSPCDSPSTATSSEGGTGLSSKAMENQAC